The window GTTCTTTGTTCTTCATTAATACATACAAGTTTTACTAATCTAGTAAGGTATATGTTTTAAACCAATACGAcagttaaagaaaataatacatAGAAGCCTAAAAAATCGAGTCATGAAATACaatatattataaatcatatttaatatttgtacaATCCTTTCAGATGCTCATCGAGGATGAAGTGCACGGTGTAATAGAACTTCCTAGTCGTATACAGGAAATAGTGGAGCATCCACTGTTTCAGCGATTGAAGAAGGTTAACCAATTGGGCCTCATACCTTTGTCCCTCGACAAAAATGCCAATCACAAGCGCTACGACCACTGCCTTGGGTAGGAATACAGCTTTTTTATATCTTCCATccaataatattaatatttttttttttttagaacgTACAAAAGTGCCCAGGACCACCTGAGAGCCATCGAGCGAAACTCGCACTATGAGCCAAAACTACCGGATTGGTGTCGCCAAGCGGTGGAAATAGCCGCTCTACTTCACGATATTGGCCATGGGCCAATGTCACATGCTTGGGAACGTCTTGGTGAACATGAATTTGATGTAAGTTTCATTTGGAGTTCTATAAAAACTGATCCTATACAATCTTATCTTACAATGTAATCCTTTAAAAAAGGTCCTTTTCGTAGAAGTCTAAATTTAATGtctttttgttaaaaatactAATCTAATATAATGAAAATACCAATTATAACCATGTTATTAGTAATAATTGGTGTTATCTGGGCTTACGCTTTTAATGGCCTTacttataaattttattataggTTGTTTCCGTAACAAAATATCTGCAAAACCTCTATGACTAACtttataatacattttttccGACCTTGCAGCACGAGGAGAATGCGCTTGTTTGTGTGGATCGAATTTTCGAGGATGCTCGTAACGAGGAGCTGGTCTCCTTAAGGGACGATGGAAGTGGTCGAGGAGTTCAGCTAATAAAGGCTTTAATTCTGGGCAGCAGCGATTCGTTATCGTTTCCCATGATGGGCCACAACTATATCTTCGATATCGTTCATAATAGTCGCTGTGGTTTGGATGTGGATAAGTGGGACTACCTAAGACGGGATAACATGCGTCTGAAGTTACTCAACCCCGAAGAAATGGATTTTGATGACGTGTTTCTCAAGGCCCGCATTTCAGCAGACGGTCAACGTATTGAGTATCGCTATCAAGACTACCATCGAATTTATCGTTTGTTTGAGTCCAGATGGCGACTGCATGTTGCAGTTTATCAGCATCCTTTAATATGTGCTCTGGATTGTATTTTTGCCGAATTGGTTACCCGAGTGACTCcagaaaaactaaatattcGATCGGAATCCCCGGAATGGCTGGAATTGCACGACGAAAACATATTGAAACTCATTGAATGTGATCCAAAGGCGGTCTATTTGCTGGAACCCAAAAGAGTTGTAGAAGTGCCATCCACCGATATTGAGGGGCCAAATATCTTGAAAGTTGAAAGGAAGATTCCAGGGCCTGgtttttatatgcaatctaATGATGATTTTGCATTCTTTGGAAACAAACGGTAGGCTAGAAACTATTTTTCCTtcaatttatattaataatttatttttttcattaaagaAACAAGCGGACAGTCGACCCATGCCTGAAAACCACAATCATCAGCAAGATCTATAAGTTACTTTAAGAAACATCACCCAGACCCAGTGCATAGGATAGTTTTTGTTACAAAAATAGAAGGAAGATGCTAACACATGGCTATGATTTTTTTCGTtggttatatattttttaataaaaaatactttgtGACATCATGCTAGTTAAGTTGCGATTCGTTTTAAGCTAGCATCGTCTCAGTGTTATCCCGTATTATGTTGAAAATCGTTGATTTGATCAGTTGTTCAGAATAAGTTTCTGTTTCGTTTTGCCTTAATTGCCAAAGTACAAATGCAATGTgttcttaaaaatattcatttattaGTTTATACAATGTATTATCGCAATCTTACAACTAAAAtactaaaacaaaaatttcaacagTTCACTTGAAGACATCACAATTCAAATTCAGGTCATTCTAACATTAAGTACTTActaatcaatataaatataaGATGGATTTGTCATATTTTTTGATAACCACTTTGAAAATATACACAAGAGAAAACAATTAATTCGCTACAACGTATTGGGGAACTTAGCTGACTACAGTTTCAAGTAAGATTTTGTAtgtcttgtttgtttttttacaatttgttCGTGAGTTTTTCAATATTGTTTGCtcaatttacattttaattgCCCAAGAGGGCTGGAAAATGTTGTGCCGAATCTGTAATAATGCGCTGTGGCAAATGGGCGGCCAAATATTGTTTGTGGAGTCTCTGGCGACAGAACTGGTAGAACTCGATCTCGTTTGTGAAGTTGCGACGCACTATATCCTTTACATGCTCACTGACTGGCGGCTTGAAGTTGTTTTTATTGATCTTCGTCAAGTATTCGGCACTGGCTGGAgggggaaaaaatatataaaaaattttagagATTTTTATGGGTGATTGGGAATGTTGTTATAACCTAGTGGGGTTTCAAGTTCTCAActctttcaattgcttttgtTACTACATTGTATTACACTCAAGTGGCTGTTGTggatttgattgaaataaATTCTACTTTTACTTTTTCAATTGAATTTATCTTGACGATAATCAACTTACTTGCATATATATCCCTAACACCCTCAAAGAATCGGGGCACATATTTTTCCAGCACTGAGAGTGTAGTATTCAGATCTTCCAGAACACCGACAACGGCATATTGCTGCTCCACAGCGAACTTGGCTTTTTCCAAGGCACCCACAGTGTTAAAGGGTctgaaatttaataaataatgacTATATAGTTTGTAAAacattatttttcatttataaACTTACGTGCACTCGTAGTCGTGGCCACAGAAAAACAAGCTCTGCCTTCTATGATCGCCAATGCCCTCGACTGTAACTCCTTGGGTGTAAGTGCACTCCTGGTCGCCGCTCAAGACACAAGTCTCAAAGTCCTTTTTCAACCAGGCAGGATGAGGGAGCGGAAGGTCCGGAAAGGCAGCTTTACGCTCCACAAAGTACCAAGGAGCCCTGACGTAGTAGAACCAACTGATCACTCGCTCCACGGGATCACGAACCACATTCAGGTAAATCGGTTTGGGTAGATTGAACTTTGTGAAGTTGGTGAAGCAAACGTGCTTTATAAACACCGATGGCTCCGGCAGCTCGCTGATCACCTCAGCCATTTCCTGCTGCTGATCCTCTGCCAATCGAATGGTCTCCACTTTCTGGACAGCATCCCGATGGAACTGGAAATTGTTACGCTCTGAAAGCCGGCGAAGGAGCTCCATAAAGGTTTGGCTTCCCACCTTGGGAACTCGATTGAAGAACACCAGTTCCATTTGAGCCTTACGAGTGTTGTTCAAGTCCCTGACATTAAGAGAAGCCATCTGTGATGGAGttggaaaataaattattaaaaatacaagttACGTTTGGTTAATAATTGTTTCAGAATTTATTTACCTTTAGATCCTTGGTGTTTGATATTTGCATTGCATTTGGGGAAAAGAAGGGGCTTGAGAGGGATtttcttataattaaatatatacctttttaAACCTTAAAAACCCTATTTAAAATACACTTGTTTTCTagataattttattaggaACCATCTGTAAAAATCCTTTGGTCAAAAATACATATGACATATATATCCTTATTTAAGATTATTTTCTAGCTGCAGGgctatatattgtttatatagaCGCTGTTTGCAGAAATAGTAGAATTCATATTCGTTGGTAAAGTTCCGTCTCACCATTTCCCTAACATCGCGATCTATGTGGGGCTTGCGATTATTGCGATTCCTATTTCGAATACTTTGGCTGTGCACTGAAAGAAtgtatttcaattaaattaaaatatattaaaataaaaacacttgAACACTTTCGGGTTCTACCTACACTTGTATAAAAATCGAGCATGATTAAAGTACTTGGGTATATATTTCTCAAAGACAGTGAGTGTTATGTTTCTCTCCTCCCAAGTGCCGACTACAGAGTACTCTTTTTCCACTCGTTGTTTGGCCATTTGAATGGCATGGGGAGAATTGAAGGGTCTAGAGAAGGGATATATGATTTCTAAAATCTTTTAAAGACCTAGCTACTTACAAGCAATCAGGGTTATTGCCACAGAAGTAAAGGGATTGCCTTTTGAAATCATCAATGTAGTCTTTTATTGAATATTGGATGTAGCGGCATTCGGGATCGCCACTTCTCACGCATTGGTTGAAGCTCTGTTTGTACCACTTTTCGGGTTTTTCAATCCGTCCCGGATACATTTTCCTGTAGATCATCCTCTTCGTCCAGGACCGTCGTTTGTAGTAGTCCGCCACCATACGATCTACCGGGTCTCTAACAAGAGATGCGTAGATGGGTTTCTTGTAGCCAAAGCCATTGAAGTCTAGCCAGTTGGAGTGGGCCATGTAGATGGATCCTTTCTCCATTTCACTGGTCCAATCTATTTCAACTAATTGCTCGTGTTCGGTCCGGGTTCTGTTCATCGTTCGGATGGGTCCATTCAGCACCACGTTGATGTCATTCATGGCGGCCAGGTGGCGAAAAAGTGGCAACATTTCCTCACTCTCGACCCGCGTCGGTCGGTTGAATACCATCACTTCCAATCGGGCAAATCGGGTATTATTTAAGTTCATTACGGTAATCCGTCCTAGCTGAGAAGTGAGGGGTTTTGTGGGTTTATATTCCAAAGATCCAAAAAAGTTCACAAAAGCACAAGATGGTAAAACACTTAATGTTTGTGGTGTAGATAGAGTCGGCTTAGACTAAGCCACCCGAAAGTGTTCAAGTTTGGCTAAAAACTAAACCAATTGCTACCTACTTTCAAAGATTTGCCTGGCTCCCTTGAAAAATCGAGGAATATAGGCCTCAAGAACAGCCAGGGTTATGTTGGTTTCCTCCCAAGTTCCTACGACTGCATAATCGCGTTCCACATTTATTTTGGCCAACTGGATGGCACGATGGGAATCAAAGGGTCTGAAAAGCACTCTTCTCTAGAGGTTTTGATTCTAAAATTTCATTGCAAACACTACTTACAAGCATTCCCTATTGTGGCCACAGAAAAATAGACTTTGCCTTTTATAATTACCCTCAGTTTCTTTAACACTTCCCGGCAAATACTGACACTCTGGATCGCCGCTGCGAACACAGTCATTATAGTTCTTCTTGTACCAACTCTCCGCTTTGATTGTGGCATTGGGGTTTTTGCGGAAAAATATGGCATTTCGGTAGCTACTCCGGACATAGTAGTACCAACTGACCATCCGTTCCACAGGATCCCGAACTAGGTTGATATAAATCGGCATTTTCAGTTGGTATCTCCGGAAATTCAGCCAGTTACAGTGCTCAATGTAAAGGGTGCCAGGATCCAGATCGTTTACCCAAATCGCCTGGATCATTTGCTCCCGAGGAGCTCTGGTGCGGGAATTTATCTCGAGGGGTCCTTTGGTCACCACCGTCATGTTGTTGAAAGGAGCCATGGTTTGGGTCAGTTGCATCAAGGCCTCGCTTCCCACCTTGGCGCCACGATTGAAGAAAACCACCTCCAGTTTGGAATGGCGGGTATTATTCAACGCACGACTGCTCAACGAGGCGAGCTGCTTTCAAAAATTCATACATTTAGCTAATGTCTTCCCTTCTCTACAGTCTCTACAGGTTAGTTACTATTTATACGGAGTACTTTATTAATCAACTACTAAACAACTTTAACAGGATCGAAAGAAGGTCAGTCTTAAGGGGTTAAGggttaaaaaaatgttccaATTCGTTTCGCTTAAGGGCTATGTACTGCTTGTACAGACGCTGTTTGCAGAAATAGTAAAATTCATATTCATGGGTTAAGTTACGTCTGACCATGGCCCTGACATCGTCGTCCACTTGGGGCTTCCGGTTGTTTCGGTTTCGATTCGTTAAGCTCTTTTGGTACACTACAAACAGGATAACAGGTGAGTGATCTTTAAAGAGGGGCTTTAACCCAGTATCTTACTGTGAAAAATGATCTGGGCACGTGAAAAATATCGCGGTATATAGTGCTCTAAGACGGTGAGAGTGATATTGGTTTCCTCCCAAGTTCCTACCACTGCATATTCCTTCTCAACCCTACGTTTGGCCATTTGCAAGGCCAGCGGGGAATCAAAGGGTCTGAAAAGGGTTAAAGGTAATGGGTTCTGTCTACGATATCACATCGCACCCCAAAACTCACAAACAGTCCGGATCGTGTCCGCAGAAGAAAATAGTTTGCCTTTTGAAGTTGGGAACTGCATCGCGAACTGACATCGGAATGTACTGACATTCGGGATCACCGCTTCTGACGCATTCATTGTAACTCTTTTTGAACCAGGCGGTGGGCTTGAGCGGAGCCAGGGGATTACGACGATAGTATATGGCATTCCTGTAGGAGTTCCGGACATAGTAATACCAGCTGATCATCCGCTCGACGGGATCTCGCACCAAGTTGATGAAGATCGGCTTTGGCAGGTTGTATGCGTTGAAGTCGATCCAGGGAACGTGCTCTACGTAAACCGATCCTTCATCAgaattatatatatagccAGCCAAGTCGGCTTGTCCCTGGGGCTCTAGTTGTCTCTTCGACTTCTTGTGAGTTCCGACTTTGTCCACTCGATAGTTGTTGATGATCTCGAGATGCTCCATAAGTTCCATGAAGGATTCACTGCCGACTTTGGCGCATCTCGTGAAGACCAGACGATCCATTTCCGACTTGGCTGTGTTGTTCAGCTGGCGAGGAGTCAGGGAACCTAACTATTTTGGGATGAGGAGAGGGTTTTAGAAAGAGCAACCACATGCCGACACAACAAACGATGAGACACAAGAATGGGGTACGACGTGTACAAAGAGTGTGGGGTCTACTCTACTACTGGTTTACTCACTACTATTTATTCGAATAAGAAATTTTGTTCGCAAAGTGTACATATATCACTGACTAATATCTAGATTTCGGACAATAAGCCGACTAATTTAAAAGACCATGCTTCTCCAGCTCCTTCACATTGAGGGCCAGGTACTGCTTGTAGAGACGCTGCTTGCAAAAGTAATAGAAATCATATTCGTTCGTGAAATTCTTGCGAATCATCTCCTTGACTTCAGGTTCAATATACGGTTTACGTTTGTTCTTGTTGCGATTGGTGATCTTGTTATTGTGCACTACAGACAAAAGGTAACAAAATGTTAAAGCCACTTTGAGGGATGTGTGATATTATTCAGAACCTACTTTCGTACATCAGCTTGGCACCGCGAAAGAATCGCGGAATATAGCGCTCTAAGACGGTGAGGGTTACGTTAGTGTCTTCCCAACTGCCCACCACTGCGTAATCCCTCTCCACGTGCTCCTTGGCCATTTGCACGGCAGTTGGCGAATTAAAGGGTCTAAAATATTGCTTTTTGTTCAAAATAATCCCTAATAGCCTTGACTACCTTCTACTTACATGCAATCATCGTGATGACCACAATAGAACAAGGACTGCCTCTTGAAATTGGCCACCGGATCCCTAAAGGTATGTGGCACATATTGGCACTCAGGATCGCCACTCCGAACACACTCGTTGAAGTTTTTCTTGTACCACGATTCGGGCTTTATCTTCTGGTCGGGGTTCTTTCTATATTCGATGGCGTTTTTGTAGGAACTCCGGGCGTAGAAGAACCAGCTGATGACCCTCTCGACTGGATCGCGGACCAGATTAATGTAAATGGGCTTGGGCAAGTCGAACTCGTCGAAATCCAGCCAGTTGATATGCTCGATGTACATGGTCCCCTCTTCCAGTTCCGCCACATACTCCGCAGACTCGCGTCTTTGTTTCTTGTTCATTTGGCGGAAAGTTTTTGTTCGAAGACCCGACTTTTCCAGGGTCAGGTCATCGTTGAATGTCTCCAGGGCCATGAAAAGCTCCAGCATTGATTCGCTGCCCACTTTGGCGGCCCGATTGAAGAAAAGAACCTCGATATCGGCGTTTTTTGTGTTGTTCAGACGGTTGGCGTTCAGGTTTTTCAGCTAGAGATGCAGAACCTCTTTTAGAATTTAATCTTAACTGGCCAAGGTTAAAAAGCAACCCATTTTCAATATCCTTTGGAAGTTTTAAGCGATAGAATAGTTTTGCGAAAATTAATCGAAGATACTTGAGGAAGTCAAGAAGGTACAGATGAAGAAACATCCTTTTATTTCAGGTATTTCAATTTAAGAGCATTTATGTTTTAAGTCTTAAATCTTAAGCTTGATTTTGGTTAATAGGAAGTAGTAGTAGAAATATCCATCATAGTTTGCGtaaaattgatttattaaCTTTTTCTAACTTATTAAACTAGTCCCTAATGGCCATTTCATTGGCCTCTTCCATCATGGCCAACGACTTGTCCACTTTCTTGAGTTCGTTCAACTTAATGGCTATATACTGTTTATGCAAATGCTGGCGACAAAATTGATAGAATTCGATTTCGCGAGTGAAGTTCCGGCGAACCATATCGATTATATTCTGAGGAATGTGCGGCTTCATGGGGTTGGAATTCTGGACATCCGAATGCAGACC of the Drosophila ananassae strain 14024-0371.13 chromosome 2R, ASM1763931v2, whole genome shotgun sequence genome contains:
- the LOC6506311 gene encoding deoxynucleoside triphosphate triphosphohydrolase SAMHD1 homolog; amino-acid sequence: MLVSALVQQPPRPPSKPTNSRLPLLHHQQPEKPSENGREAMLIEDEVHGVIELPSRIQEIVEHPLFQRLKKVNQLGLIPLSLDKNANHKRYDHCLGTYKSAQDHLRAIERNSHYEPKLPDWCRQAVEIAALLHDIGHGPMSHAWERLGEHEFDHEENALVCVDRIFEDARNEELVSLRDDGSGRGVQLIKALILGSSDSLSFPMMGHNYIFDIVHNSRCGLDVDKWDYLRRDNMRLKLLNPEEMDFDDVFLKARISADGQRIEYRYQDYHRIYRLFESRWRLHVAVYQHPLICALDCIFAELVTRVTPEKLNIRSESPEWLELHDENILKLIECDPKAVYLLEPKRVVEVPSTDIEGPNILKVERKIPGPGFYMQSNDDFAFFGNKRNKRTVDPCLKTTIISKIYKLL
- the LOC123256956 gene encoding heparan sulfate 2-O-sulfotransferase pipe-like isoform X1 is translated as MSLNAERSYKMKLRDVENAFKYRRIPYPKRSVELIALLAISCTFFLFMHTNKLNSRLKEMEVKLQPSEFSALGITGNHISGHDAGKHDDINTLHGTYQYLKSTGQMASLNVRDLNNTRKAQMELVFFNRVPKVGSQTFMELLRRLSERNNFQFHRDAVQKVETIRLAEDQQQEMAEVISELPEPSVFIKHVCFTNFTKFNLPKPIYLNVVRDPVERVISWFYYVRAPWYFVERKAAFPDLPLPHPAWLKKDFETCVLSGDQECTYTQGVTVEGIGDHRRQSLFFCGHDYECTPFNTVGALEKAKFAVEQQYAVVGVLEDLNTTLSVLEKYVPRFFEGVRDIYATSAEYLTKINKNNFKPPVSEHVKDIVRRNFTNEIEFYQFCRQRLHKQYLAAHLPQRIITDSAQHFPALLGN
- the LOC6493637 gene encoding heparan sulfate 2-O-sulfotransferase pipe-like, translating into LASLSSRALNNTRHSKLEVVFFNRGAKVGSEALMQLTQTMAPFNNMTVVTKGPLEINSRTRAPREQMIQAIWVNDLDPGTLYIEHCNWLNFRRYQLKMPIYINLVRDPVERMVSWYYYVRSSYRNAIFFRKNPNATIKAESWYKKNYNDCVRSGDPECQYLPGSVKETEGNYKRQSLFFCGHNRECLPFDSHRAIQLAKINVERDYAVVGTWEETNITLAVLEAYIPRFFKGARQIFEMHSQSIRNRNRNNRKPHIDRDVREMVRRNFTNEYEFYYFCKQRLYKQYIALQLENNLK
- the LOC116655752 gene encoding heparan sulfate 2-O-sulfotransferase pipe-like, with the translated sequence MAKRRVEKEYAVVGTWEETNITLTVLEHYIPRYFSRAQIIFHMYQKSLTNRNRNNRKPQVDDDVRAMVRRNLTHEYEFYYFCKQRLYKQYIALKRNELEHFFNP
- the LOC123256956 gene encoding heparan sulfate 2-O-sulfotransferase pipe-like isoform X2; this translates as MSLNAERSYKMKLRDVENAFKYRRIPYPKRSVELIALLAISCTFFLFMHTNKLNSRLKEMEVKLQPSEFSALGITGNHISGHDAGKHDDINTLHGTYQYLKSTGQLKNLNANRLNNTKNADIEVLFFNRAAKVGSESMLELFMALETFNDDLTLEKSGLRTKTFRQMNKKQRRESAEYVAELEEGTMYIEHINWLDFDEFDLPKPIYINLVRDPVERVISWFFYARSSYKNAIEYRKNPDQKIKPESWYKKNFNECVRSGDPECQYVPHTFRDPVANFKRQSLFYCGHHDDCIPFNSPTAVQMAKEHVERDYAVVGSWEDTNVTLTVLERYIPRFFRGAKLMYEMHNNKITNRNKNKRKPYIEPEVKEMIRKNFTNEYDFYYFCKQRLYKQYLALNVKELEKHGLLN
- the LOC123257177 gene encoding heparan sulfate 2-O-sulfotransferase pipe-like; this translates as MNVEREYSVVGTWEHTNETLAVLEAYVPRFFADASKMYYSGLHSDVQNSNPMKPHIPQNIIDMVRRNFTREIEFYQFCRQHLHKQYIAIKLNELKKVDKSLAMMEEANEMAIRD